One window of Alkaliphilus metalliredigens QYMF genomic DNA carries:
- a CDS encoding acyl-CoA dehydratase activase, giving the protein MKNCYLGIDVGSVSTNIVLMGEDKKILVKAYTRTQGKPIEAIQRGFKEIQTKLKEKVIVKGVGSTGSGRHLASMIVGADIVKNEITAHGIAALSFVDGVRTILEIGGQDSKIILLRDGVISDFAMNTVCAAGTGSFLDRQAARLGIEIEDFGDEALKSANAVRIAGRCAVFAESDMIHKQQLGHNQEDIIKGLCDALVRNFLNNLGKGKEILGPVVFQGGVAANIGIKKSFEEALGFEVYVPPHHEVMGAIGCCLLAQEHHIKGNKTKFEGFELANSGYQVKGIECEDCANLCEVIEIFKDDNLMARWGDKCGKWSDLVKENNENEKLA; this is encoded by the coding sequence ATGAAAAACTGTTATCTGGGAATTGATGTTGGTTCTGTTAGTACAAATATTGTACTAATGGGTGAAGATAAAAAGATATTAGTCAAGGCATATACACGAACCCAGGGAAAACCCATAGAGGCCATTCAAAGAGGCTTCAAGGAGATTCAAACGAAGCTAAAGGAAAAGGTAATTGTAAAGGGTGTAGGGTCAACGGGCAGCGGTAGACATCTTGCTTCAATGATTGTTGGGGCAGATATTGTGAAAAACGAAATCACTGCCCACGGTATTGCTGCTTTGAGTTTTGTAGATGGAGTGCGAACCATATTAGAAATTGGTGGACAGGACTCCAAAATTATTTTATTGAGAGACGGTGTCATCAGTGACTTTGCAATGAATACAGTCTGTGCAGCAGGTACTGGATCTTTTTTAGATAGACAAGCCGCACGGCTAGGCATTGAAATTGAAGACTTTGGGGACGAAGCCCTCAAATCCGCAAATGCAGTGCGAATTGCAGGAAGGTGTGCGGTATTTGCAGAGTCAGATATGATCCATAAGCAGCAATTAGGACATAATCAGGAGGATATTATTAAGGGACTTTGTGATGCCCTTGTTAGAAACTTCTTAAATAATCTGGGGAAGGGAAAAGAGATTCTGGGACCCGTTGTGTTTCAAGGAGGGGTAGCAGCCAATATTGGCATCAAAAAATCCTTTGAAGAAGCCCTAGGTTTTGAGGTTTATGTGCCGCCTCACCACGAAGTCATGGGGGCAATTGGCTGCTGTCTATTAGCACAGGAGCATCACATAAAGGGAAATAAAACAAAGTTTGAAGGATTTGAGCTGGCGAACTCAGGATACCAAGTCAAGGGTATCGAGTGTGAAGATTGTGCCAATCTATGTGAAGTCATTGAAATATTTAAGGATGATAACCTTATGGCCAGATGGGGAGATAAATGTGGTAAATGGAGTGATTTAGTAAAAGAGAATAATGAAAATGAAAAGTTAGCGTAA
- a CDS encoding metal ABC transporter solute-binding protein, Zn/Mn family — protein sequence MKKRIFTVISLLMMVMLILGGCAQESEVSDQNTEEIQEAQKIKVFASFYPLYDFAGKIGGDRIDLQTIVPAGTEPHSIRNTHKNISPS from the coding sequence ATGAAAAAAAGAATTTTCACAGTGATTTCACTACTGATGATGGTTATGTTAATACTGGGGGGTTGTGCCCAAGAGAGTGAAGTGAGTGATCAAAACACAGAAGAAATACAAGAAGCGCAGAAAATAAAAGTATTTGCTAGTTTTTACCCTCTTTATGACTTTGCAGGTAAAATTGGAGGAGACAGAATTGATCTTCAAACAATTGTTCCTGCAGGAACTGAGCCCCATAGTATTCGAAATACCCACAAGAACATTAGCCCATCTTGA